A stretch of DNA from Methylomicrobium lacus LW14:
AATAGGGGCCTTCAAACCACCAATGGCCGAACAATTCGGCATCATAGGGGGCGACGACATGCGGCGGCCGGTCCATTTGTCCTGCCAGCGCGTCGATTTGCTGCTGCCGTTTTTGGATGAAATCGCGCGCATGCAGTTCCGCTTTCGCCCGCGCGGCTTTCGGGTTGTAGAGTTGCTTCGGTTGGTTTTCACCGGTTACCCGGTAATATTTGATGCCGGTATTCGCGCGGATGTGCCCGTCAAGAATATACGGGCCGATGTAGTCCAGGTCCAGATCGAAACCGATGTCGCGGTAATATTCGCGGTAATCGAAATCGCCGGGATAGCCCTGTTGGGAACTCCAGACCTGTTCGGACGATTCGGGATCGCGCGCAAACGCGGCAACGCCATTGTCGCAGGCCAGGGGCGCATAGACGCCGTTGACCGGCGGCTGGCTGGCGTTCAGCAGGCTGTGTCCATCGACGAAAAAATACGCGATGCCGGCGTCCTTCAGGTAAGTTTCGAGCCCCGGATAATAAGCGCACTCGGGCAGCCAGAATCCTCTCGGCGCGATGCCGAGGTGAGTGCGGAAGGTGTCGACGCCGATGTTGATTTGATTGCGCACCGCGGCCTCGCTGACGCTGAGCAGGGGCAGAAAGCCGTGCGTTGCGGCGGTCGTGATCAGTTCGAGCTTGCCGAGCGCCTGATGCTTGTTGAACGCGCCGAGCAAATCGCCGTGGTACTGGTTTTGATAGACAGCCAGCGCATGCCGGTAAAAGCGCCGGTACAGCCGCGCCAGTTTATTGAATTCCGGCGCTTTTCGGGTTCTGACGATTTCCTTCTCGGCCAGTTCGATCAGCTGGTGCAGATGTTTCAGGTAGCGGCTCTGCAAGAGCTCGTCG
This window harbors:
- a CDS encoding glycoside hydrolase family 57 protein yields the protein MEKGFLSIVLHAHLPFVRHPEHPSFFEENWLFEAMTECYIPLIGMLDRLEDDQIDYRLTLSLSPPLISMLRDELLQSRYLKHLHQLIELAEKEIVRTRKAPEFNKLARLYRRFYRHALAVYQNQYHGDLLGAFNKHQALGKLELITTAATHGFLPLLSVSEAAVRNQINIGVDTFRTHLGIAPRGFWLPECAYYPGLETYLKDAGIAYFFVDGHSLLNASQPPVNGVYAPLACDNGVAAFARDPESSEQVWSSQQGYPGDFDYREYYRDIGFDLDLDYIGPYILDGHIRANTGIKYYRVTGENQPKQLYNPKAARAKAELHARDFIQKRQQQIDALAGQMDRPPHVVAPYDAELFGHWWFEGPYWLEQVLRIASEKSNGIRTVSCGDYLAQVPSQQVATPSASTWGAQGYSSYWINETNDWIYPFLHQAARQLEDFVSELKGVSLNALQERAFNQAVRSLLLAQSSDWPFIMKSGTTTEYANKRITDHLARFNYLYDSLRKGNIDERYLTALEIMDNIFPDIDFRHYRALKPS